CTCGTCGAACGCCGTCTGTCCCCAGCGCAGGAACTGGTACCGCTCGCGGTTGCGGCCGTACTCCAGCTCGACGTTCTGCTGGAAGGCGTTGGGCGTGCCGAACTTGTCGGCGATGACGGAGTGGTCGATGACCAGCTCGGCCGGGGCCAGGGGGTTGATGCGGGCCGGGTCGCCGCCCAGCTCCTTGACGGCCTCGCGCATGGTGGCGAGGTCCACGACGCAGGGCACGCCGGTGAAGTCCTGCATGATCACGCGGGCGGGCGTGAACTGGATCTCCTGGCTGGGCTGGGCGTCGGGATCCCAATCGCCCAGCGCCCTGATGTGGTCGGCGGTGATGTTCGCCCCGTCCTCGGTGCGGAGCAGGTTCTCCAGCAGCACCTTCAGGCTGTACGGAAGGCGGTCCGACCCGGCCACCTTGTCCAGCCGGAAGATCTCGTACGACTCGTCGCCCACCCGCAGCGTGCTGCGGGCGTCGAAGCTGTTCGCCGACACGACTGTCTCCTTCAACACATGATTCGCGCGTACTACCGCAATCCTGCCGCCCGCACTGACCCGCGGCGCGCTGAGGTGATCCTTAGCGCGCCACCGAGGAGGCGGCGGCAGCGTCCTGTCACCAGATATCTCGATGTCGAGATAACCCTAACTCATCGGCGCCCCGGGTTCACGCAGCGGCCCGCTGTCCGTGCCGTCGCATCGCGACCGGCGTCCCGGCCCCGGCCGCCGCTTCCTGGCCGAGCTGAAGGCACGGGCCACCCGGCACGGCCGCGACGTGCACCGCCTGCACACCAACAAGGCGCGCTCACCGCCGCCATCAGCCTGTACCACTCCCACGGCTTCCAGGAGATCTCCGTCCTTCGACGACGGCCGTACGCCCACCACTGTTCGAGAAACGGATCGCCGGACCGCCCACGGGGTGAGGATCACGGCGGACCGCCCCCCGGGCGCGGCGCGACGGCTTGACTTCAAGCGCGGTTGAGGTCGGAGACTCGCCCCATGACCGCACAGACCGATCACGCCGCCATCAGGGCGCTCATCAGCCGCTTCCTCCGCGCCCTGGACGAGCGGAAGTTCGCCGGGGACGACTGGGCCCGCCCGTACTGCACCGACGATGTCCGGATCGTGACCCCGTTCGGCCCGGCCCAGGGGGCGGAGGCCCGGCGGCGGACCGAGGAGGCGCTGGTGAGGTTCGCCAGGACCCAGCACATGACGACCGACCTGGTGGTCGACATCGAGGCCGGGTCCGGACGGGCCACCGCGTCATGGAACGCGCTGATGACGCACGTGCACCACGAGGAGACGCTGCGGCGGCGCGGCGAGGGCGCCAACCCGGTGTTCACCGTGGGCGGTTACTGGCGTGCCGCGCTGGTCCGCACGGCCGGCGGCTGGCGGATCGGCCAGGCGTCCGTCGAGCCGGTCTGGACGACGGGCGAACCACCGGACCTTCCCGAGGGCGTGGCCGCCCCGCCGCTCCCCGGGCCCTGAGTCAGGCGCTGTTCACCAGCGCCGGGATACGCGAACGGATACGCCCGCAGGTGAGCCGGTTGTCCTCGAAGCGCTCGGCCGACCGCTCGTTCCCGTTCATCGGTGACCTTCTTCCGTCGCGTTCCGTCACGGGGAGCGACGGAGGAACTCGGGCCACGGGACCGGCGACGGCGCCGCCCGGCCCGGGTCGCGGGCGCCACGTGGGCCTGACTACCGCCGACGGCGCGGGCCATTCGTCCACTGTCGGGGATTTTGTCCTGGTCAGACCGGGTAAGACAGATATGAGCGATCCGCTCCCCGAGGCAGGCGGGAGTCGGGGCACGGAGGGGTTTATGGCGCGTCGTCACCCGAATGGTCGTCCCAACAGGTAGTCATCTCATATCTGAGATAGGGTCGCGCATATGATCGACGACTACCTCGCCCGGATCGGCCAGCTCATCCGGGACGCACGCCAGCATCGCGGCTGGACACAAGTCCAGCTCGCCGAGGCACTTGGGACCAGCCAGAGCGCGGTCAACCGCATCGAGCGGGGCAATCAGAACATCAGTCTTGAGATGATCGCCCGTATCGGCGAAGCCCTGGACAGCGAGATCGTGTCGCTCGGTTACGCGGGTCCCATGCACCTGCGGGTCGTCGGCGGCCGGCGGCTGCACGGCGCCATCGACGTCAAGACGAGCAAGAACGCCTGCGTCGCGCTGCTGTGCGCCTCCCTGCTCAACTCCGGCCGCACGGTGCTACGCCGCGTGGCCCGCATCGAGGAGGTCTTCCGCATCCTGGAGGTCCTCGGCTCGATCGGGGTCCGGAGCCGCTGGATCAACGAGGGCGCCGACCTGGAGATCGTCCCCCCGGCCGAGCTCGACCTGGACGCCATCGACACCGAGGCGGCCCGGCGCACGCGCAGCATCATCATGTTCCTCGGCCCGCTGCTGCACCGCGTGGACCAGTTCAAGATCCCGTACGCGGGCGGCTGCGACCTCGGCACCCGGACCGTTCAGCCACACATGGCGGCGCTGCGGCGGTTCGGCCTCGACATCACCGCGACCGAGGGCGTCTACCACGCCACGGTGAACCGGCAGGTGACGCCGGAGCGGCCCATCGTGCTGACCGAGCGCGGCGACACCGTGACGGAGAACGCGCTGCTGGCCGCCGCCCGGCACGACGGGGTGACCGTCATCCGCAACGCCTCGTCCAACTACATGGTCCAGGACCTGTGCTTCTTCCTGGAGGAGCTGGGCGTGCGCATCGACGGCGTGGGCACCACCACGCTCACCGTGCACGGCGTGCCCGAGATCGACCGCGACGTGGACTACTCGCCCTCCGAGGACCCGGTCGAGGCCATGAGCCTGATCGCCGCCGCCGTGGTCACCGAGTCGCAGCTCACGATCCGCCGGGTGCCGATGGAGTTCCTGGAGATCGAGCTCGCGGTGCTGGAGGGCATGGGCCTGGACCACGACCTCGGCCCGGAGTACCCGGCGGACAACGGCCGCACCCG
Above is a window of Streptomyces sp. NBC_01803 DNA encoding:
- a CDS encoding nuclear transport factor 2 family protein, with product MTAQTDHAAIRALISRFLRALDERKFAGDDWARPYCTDDVRIVTPFGPAQGAEARRRTEEALVRFARTQHMTTDLVVDIEAGSGRATASWNALMTHVHHEETLRRRGEGANPVFTVGGYWRAALVRTAGGWRIGQASVEPVWTTGEPPDLPEGVAAPPLPGP
- a CDS encoding helix-turn-helix domain-containing protein — protein: MIDDYLARIGQLIRDARQHRGWTQVQLAEALGTSQSAVNRIERGNQNISLEMIARIGEALDSEIVSLGYAGPMHLRVVGGRRLHGAIDVKTSKNACVALLCASLLNSGRTVLRRVARIEEVFRILEVLGSIGVRSRWINEGADLEIVPPAELDLDAIDTEAARRTRSIIMFLGPLLHRVDQFKIPYAGGCDLGTRTVQPHMAALRRFGLDITATEGVYHATVNRQVTPERPIVLTERGDTVTENALLAAARHDGVTVIRNASSNYMVQDLCFFLEELGVRIDGVGTTTLTVHGVPEIDRDVDYSPSEDPVEAMSLIAAAVVTESQLTIRRVPMEFLEIELAVLEGMGLDHDLGPEYPADNGRTRLADLTVRPSKLEAPIDKIHPMPFPGLNIDNAPFFAAIAASAHGTTMIHDWVYDNRAIYLTDLNRLGGRLQLLDPHRVLVEGPTRWRAAEMMCPPALRPAVVVLLAMMAAEGTSVLRNVYVINRGYEDLAERLNSVGAQIETFRNI